A window from Lagopus muta isolate bLagMut1 chromosome 5, bLagMut1 primary, whole genome shotgun sequence encodes these proteins:
- the BBIP1 gene encoding BBSome-interacting protein 1, whose amino-acid sequence MQIRALRGGSRRTGRAGLAAFMPSTFEGFTGVYLLTSSVIHPHEPRGAARRRTRERVRPGRAHPSVGTRWLFMKSSGPRASRPRQLYALRQAGRSRASVRRQQPARRRAAEPAASPSSAHRGGGRPTPFSPPPRTTTPSMHCLQARRMPGFVAFRAARHMRVGSEAAMPEGKGAFREVLPKQGQLSVEDAAGMVLCKPKVLPLKSVSLEKLEQLQQLQRAAMEASRPPEGTAGPQPQP is encoded by the exons ATGCAAATCCGCGCTCTGCGGGGGGGATCCCGGCGCACCGGCCGGGCTGGTTTGGCTGCATTTATGCCCTCGACCTTCGAGGGTTTTACCGGCGTTTACCTTCTAACCAGCAGCGTGATTCACCCCCACGAACCCCGAGGCGCTGCCCGGAGACGAACTCGAGAACGCGTCAGACCGGGCAGAGCCCACCCGTCGGTCGGTACCCGCTGGCTTTTTATGAAAAGCAGCGGCCCCCGCGCCTCACGGCCACGCCAGCTGTACGCACTCAGGCAGGCCGGCCGCAGCCGAGCCAGCGTGCGCCGACAGCAGCCGGCACGACGCCGCGCTGCAGAACCAGCTGCTTCCCCCTCCAGCGCCCACCGCGGAGGTGGGCGGCCGACGCCTTTCTCCCCCCCTCCAAGGACTACAACCCCCAGCATGCACTGCTTGCAGGCGCGGCGCATGCCGGGATTTGTGGCTTTCCGGGCAGCCCGGCACATGCGCGTGGGGTCGGAAGCCGCTATGCCGGAGGGTAAGGGCGCGTTCCGGGAGGTGCTGCCCAAACAAG GGCAGCTGTCGGTGGAGGACGCTGCCGGCATGGTGCTGTGCAAGCCGAAGGTGCTGCCCCTCAAATCGGTATCACTGGAGAAGTTGGAGCagttgcagcagctgcagcgcGCGGCCATGGAGGCGTCGCGGCCGCCCGAAGGCACTGCGGGCCCCCAGCCGCAGCCTTAG